TCTCTTCTTGGCTCCAGCCTTCTTTTCCGACTTAGTTTTGATGACATTCACTATTTCCTCCTTCGGAGCTAATTTCGTGACATATTTGTTGCAGATCTGGAGGAGTTCCAGCGAAGTCAAATTGTCAgcatcaattttaatttgtttgagTTGCGATGTCTCTGTGAATTGATTTCCGGATGTTAATCAGTGAACGGattccgaatttttttttttttatcttacCTTGTACCGCTGGTATCAAAGAAAATGATATTGTTGACGGTGCACGGTTGCAAATGATGTTGGTTTTGACGGCACAATTGGGATTGGTTGCCGTCACTTTCGGAGACGATAAAAAGAATAGGAAGTCTCTGTAAATGAAGAACGAACAAtcgattaattgaatttttaacaaaattgcaGGACAAAAGATGTCGACAGAAAATGAATTAACGCCTGGCATGCCAGCCCATTTACATACATTGTCGTATCCCGATTTGACGACAACAATTCAGCTGAACAAAGCAGTCAGTTTGTTGGAGAAGGCCTCTACATATGGtaattacaatgaaaattattatttattgaagaCGTGAAGCGACGATAGTCAGAGTTTCCCTTCGATTAATAAGACTGCAGTCTCTTATTTTgtgaaatcataaaaatggGAGACGTTTGTTCAAGTCGCATGCGCGAATTATTTTTAGCAGTTCATTCTTCAAATACAATCGTAACCATCGTGCCGAACGGTTTACAAgcaagaatgaaattttaatgtttttgttacATACCTGGTatgtctaacattttctttgaatggATCGAAACTGATTGTAATCCGTGAAACGGccttcaaatttatttgccTCAGATTTTTGTTAATTGCATCGATAAGTCCGCCAGATCGTGTTATTGTACCGCTGAATTTCAcagacattttcaatttattgtacCGATCTCTTGATTTTCTTTAGCGCACAATTGTCACAAATGTCATGATATGCAGAGCATGTGTCAGCTGTATCACATGCGCCACCTTTGAATTTAACGTAGcaacacaaaatgaaatgaatttctatAATTCGATTTGTCCTT
This region of Bradysia coprophila strain Holo2 chromosome IV, BU_Bcop_v1, whole genome shotgun sequence genomic DNA includes:
- the LOC119086006 gene encoding uncharacterized protein LOC119086006, whose protein sequence is MSVKFSGTITRSGGLIDAINKNLRQINLKAVSRITISFDPFKENVRHTRDFLFFLSSPKVTATNPNCAVKTNIICNRAPSTISFSLIPAVQETSQLKQIKIDADNLTSLELLQICNKYVTKLAPKEEIVNVIKTKSEKKAGAKKR